The following proteins are co-located in the Nitrospiria bacterium genome:
- a CDS encoding kelch repeat-containing protein has protein sequence MTIQHSEKQGVWKAVKPLHIARSHPGVASFNGKIFVIGGGGPGFESLQNVEIFDPKVNHWEKGKEMPTARSGMATFEVGGKIYVVGGGFKQKNGKFKFLRTVEIYDPVSDQWQQGADMLQPHDYPAFTFLEGRMYILGGHHPDATEGGPQTDPGFGFCEVFDFKKGSWSELPGLPKPRFAAMAVSMDGKIFAFGGVAFTGKGMTEYDQMEVFDPKQGVWEKALLQLPWSAAAHGTCLLGGSLYIFGGFSGDKGIGTQTARYDFGKGQWESIAPLPEARAAMGVSIIEDSIYLLGGWSSDRSVMNSVVQYSP, from the coding sequence ATGACGATACAACATTCTGAAAAACAAGGGGTTTGGAAGGCTGTTAAACCCCTTCACATCGCCCGATCCCATCCAGGAGTGGCCTCCTTCAATGGGAAAATTTTTGTGATTGGGGGTGGAGGTCCTGGATTTGAAAGCCTTCAGAATGTGGAGATTTTTGACCCAAAGGTAAATCATTGGGAAAAAGGAAAGGAAATGCCTACTGCAAGATCTGGAATGGCCACTTTTGAAGTCGGTGGAAAAATTTATGTTGTGGGGGGGGGATTTAAACAGAAAAACGGAAAATTTAAATTTCTTAGAACCGTCGAGATTTATGATCCCGTTTCCGATCAATGGCAGCAGGGAGCAGACATGTTGCAGCCCCATGACTATCCAGCCTTTACGTTTTTAGAGGGTCGAATGTACATTTTAGGGGGTCATCATCCGGATGCCACCGAAGGAGGCCCGCAAACCGATCCTGGGTTCGGATTTTGTGAGGTTTTTGATTTCAAAAAAGGTTCCTGGTCTGAGCTGCCTGGTCTTCCAAAACCAAGGTTTGCAGCAATGGCGGTTTCAATGGATGGAAAAATTTTTGCTTTTGGGGGGGTGGCTTTTACGGGAAAAGGAATGACGGAATATGACCAAATGGAAGTTTTTGACCCCAAACAGGGGGTCTGGGAAAAGGCTTTGTTACAGCTGCCCTGGTCTGCGGCTGCTCATGGGACTTGCCTCCTTGGGGGGAGCCTGTATATTTTCGGAGGGTTTAGTGGGGATAAAGGAATTGGAACCCAAACAGCACGTTACGATTTCGGCAAAGGCCAATGGGAAAGCATTGCTCCTTTGCCAGAGGCCAGGGCAGCAATGGGTGTTTCCATCATTGAAGATTCGATTTACCTTTTAGGGGGATGGAGTTCAGACCGGTCGGTGATGAATTCTGTGGTTCAATATTCTCCATGA
- a CDS encoding metallophosphoesterase, whose translation MKKPNIPQLYENTPSIRREFLKQRRLSIERGEIKAKNKFNRTIFRLEDSRWVQWAVGTPIKLMGLYAKGRQNAKNIKIKKVTLEFPNLPPSFEGFRLLHLSDLHLDCDEELLNQLLQTLSGLNADICILTGDYRFRVKGDHHPALNDTLHLIENLKKISPHIYAVLGNHDSLAIGEGLEKAGAEVLLNRAIPRRKNGEEIWFAGVDDPHYYGCHDLELALNEIPSQAFKVLLVHSPVLYREASDEGIHLYLCGHTHGGQIRLPGIGALIKNTPTPRRYIDGIWKHNGMAGLTHRGVGSSILPLRLGCPPEVWIIELRKTGR comes from the coding sequence GTGAAGAAACCCAACATTCCCCAACTCTACGAAAACACTCCCTCCATTCGTCGCGAATTTTTAAAACAGCGCAGACTTTCCATTGAAAGAGGGGAAATAAAAGCAAAAAATAAGTTTAACCGTACAATCTTTAGGCTTGAAGATTCCCGCTGGGTCCAATGGGCCGTTGGAACCCCCATTAAATTAATGGGCCTTTATGCAAAAGGACGACAAAATGCAAAAAATATTAAAATTAAAAAAGTTACTCTGGAATTTCCAAATCTTCCTCCTTCATTTGAGGGTTTTCGCCTTCTTCATCTTTCCGATTTACACTTAGATTGTGACGAGGAACTATTGAACCAACTGCTTCAGACCCTTTCCGGACTAAACGCGGATATTTGTATTCTGACTGGGGATTATCGTTTTAGGGTAAAAGGAGATCACCACCCCGCCCTCAATGACACCCTTCACCTCATCGAAAACCTCAAAAAAATTTCCCCTCATATTTACGCGGTTCTTGGAAACCATGATTCATTAGCCATCGGGGAAGGGCTTGAAAAAGCAGGGGCTGAGGTTTTACTCAACCGGGCCATACCCAGAAGGAAAAATGGGGAAGAAATTTGGTTTGCCGGTGTTGACGATCCCCATTATTATGGCTGCCACGATTTAGAACTCGCTTTAAATGAAATTCCTTCCCAGGCTTTTAAAGTTCTATTGGTACATTCACCTGTTCTTTACCGGGAAGCCTCTGATGAAGGAATTCATTTATATTTGTGCGGACATACCCATGGGGGACAAATTCGACTACCGGGAATCGGAGCCCTTATCAAAAATACCCCCACCCCACGTCGATATATAGATGGCATTTGGAAACATAACGGAATGGCGGGCTTAACCCACCGGGGAGTCGGATCCTCCATCCTTCCTCTTCGTTTAGGATGCCCCCCTGAAGTCTGGATTATAGAATTGAGAAAAACAGGTAGATAG